The sequence GCGCAAGGGTGAGATGCAGAACATGGAACCAGGCGAGAACGGCCAGACCCGGCTGATCTTCCTGGCACCATCACGTGGGCTGATCGGTTACTCCACGGAATTCATGACCCTGACTCGTGGTTACGGGATCATGAGCCACACCTTCGAGAAGTACGCTCCGGTAATCAAGAACTGGAACCCTGGCCGTCAGAAGGGAACCCTGGTTTCAATGAACGCCGGCAAGGCAACCACCTACGCCATGATGGGGATCGAAAGTCGTGGTCAACTGCTGATCGATCCAGGGACGGAAGTCTACGAAGGGATGATTGTTGGTGAAAACAGCCGTGAAAACGACATCACCGTTAACATCACCAAGGGGAAGAACCTGACCAACGTTCGTGCCGCTGGTTCCGATGAAATGGCCCACATCAAGACGCCAACCCACTTCTCACTGGAAGAATCACTCGAGTTCCTGAACGAGGATGAATACTGTGAGGTTACTCCAGAGAACATTCGGCTGCGCAAGAAGATCTTGAACACGAATGCCCGGGAGAAGGAAGCTAAGCGCCGTCGTGCTGCTTCCCGGAAGTAATCAAACGCCTAAGATTTAATAAAACCCGAAAAGCGAAACGATGCTTTTCGGGTTTTAGTCTATTCTAATGCTATAATAGACAAGATAATTTATTTTGAGCAGGTGTGCTTAGTGAAAAAACTAAAAATCAAGCGACCACACTTTGCCTGGTCGCAGTTAAAACAGAATTGGCGTTCCTGGGACTACTACCTGATGGTGCCCTACCTGATCCTTTGCGTCACGGGGATTATCATGGTCTACTCGTCCAGCGCCGGGATTGAGATGCAAAACGGGGGGACGCCCCAGGCCTACCTGGTGAAACAGACGCTCTACGTGATCCTCGGCCTGGGAGTGATGTTCTTTTTCGCCAACTTTTCCCTCGAACATTTTCGGCAGCGCAAGTTCTTGGAGTATTCAACCTTGATCATGGGCTTCCTCTTGATTGCGGTCCTGATCCTCGGGCGGGCCGTCAACGGTGCCCGGGGTTGGATCAACCTGGGTCCCGTTAACATTCAGCCGGTGGAGTTTTGTAAGCTCTACTTCATTCTCTACCTGGCTGACCGAATGGCCCGGGCCCGGCAGCACGGTCGCCACTTCCTGGAGACTAAGTCGTCGGTCGGCCCGCTTTTGATTGCATTGATTTACCTAATTTTGATCTTGGTTCAACCCGATACTGGGGGCTTCGCAATTAACTTTGTGATCATTGCGGTGATGATCCTGGCCTGCGACATGCGCTGGGCCTTCGGGGTCTCGATGATCATTGGGGTGCCACTGGCCCTGTACATCGGCCTCCAGCAGGCGATCATCAACGGCTGGATTCATGGCGGCTACCGGGCACAGCGGTTTATCGCCTTCATGAACCCCTTCGGCAACGCCAGTGGTTCCGGGAGCCAGCTCGTTAATTCCTACTACGCCATTAGCAACGGTGGGATCTTCGGGGTCGGCCTGGGGAACAGCGTGCAGAAGATGGGCTACTTGCCCGAGCCCAACACCGACTTCATTATGTCAATTACTAGTGAGGAACTGGGCCTGGTCGGTGTGACCGCGATCCTGATCCTCCTGCTGATTTTGATTTGCCGGATGATCCAGCTAGGCGTACGGAGTAATTCCCTCTACGTGACGCTGATCTGCTACGGAACGGCGACCTTCTTTAGCGTCGAAACCCTCTTCAACATCGGTGGGGTCCTGGGCCTGCTGCCGATTACCGGGGTGACCTTCCCCTTCATCTCCTACGGGGGTTCCAGTATGCTGGTCCTGTCCGCGGCGGTCGGGATTATCATGAACATCAGCATTCAGCAAAACAAACGGCGCTTGGAAATGGGCTCCCCGTTTCTGACGACTAAGTAAGGATATGGTATTATGTTTAAGTTGACACCCCGGCGGGCCCTGGTGGTTTACATCAACGGGAACCGCGTCATCAAGACGCTGCGGCACTACGGCATTGTGCGCTACGTATCGCGGCGGATGCATTACGTGATCCTGTACGTTGATCAGGACCAGGTTGCGCCGGTAAAGGAAAAGGTTCAAAAGCTGCGGGCGGTGCGTTCGGTTGAGGAATCCTACCGTCCGGATCTTGATCCAACCCTGACCGATCTGGAAATGACCGGTCTCTATAAATTACACGATGAGGATGACAAAAAATGAGAGTAGTAGCAGGTGATTTCCGGGGCCGCAAATTAAACGCGGTTCCCGGAATGGCCACCCGGCCGACTACCGACAAGGTCAAAGAAGCGCTCTTCAACATCATCGGCCCCTATTTTGACGGGGGCCAGAGCCTGGACCTGTTTGCCGGCAGCG comes from Limosilactobacillus sp. and encodes:
- a CDS encoding FtsW/RodA/SpoVE family cell cycle protein, with the protein product MKKLKIKRPHFAWSQLKQNWRSWDYYLMVPYLILCVTGIIMVYSSSAGIEMQNGGTPQAYLVKQTLYVILGLGVMFFFANFSLEHFRQRKFLEYSTLIMGFLLIAVLILGRAVNGARGWINLGPVNIQPVEFCKLYFILYLADRMARARQHGRHFLETKSSVGPLLIALIYLILILVQPDTGGFAINFVIIAVMILACDMRWAFGVSMIIGVPLALYIGLQQAIINGWIHGGYRAQRFIAFMNPFGNASGSGSQLVNSYYAISNGGIFGVGLGNSVQKMGYLPEPNTDFIMSITSEELGLVGVTAILILLLILICRMIQLGVRSNSLYVTLICYGTATFFSVETLFNIGGVLGLLPITGVTFPFISYGGSSMLVLSAAVGIIMNISIQQNKRRLEMGSPFLTTK
- a CDS encoding YlbG family protein; this encodes MFKLTPRRALVVYINGNRVIKTLRHYGIVRYVSRRMHYVILYVDQDQVAPVKEKVQKLRAVRSVEESYRPDLDPTLTDLEMTGLYKLHDEDDKK